The proteins below come from a single Roseiflexus sp. RS-1 genomic window:
- a CDS encoding AAA family ATPase: MANNVRINVIVVTVPERLDQEWIGRLAAEPQIARVDRVAATTAGFELIRQTRPDLVIVDRDLDQAEQLVRHVFTTLPTTICIAVVARVDTATLRRLVAVGARDVLGRPLQYAELIQSIRALLETEADRRTRVLATLDSNRPQVRGKLVVVISPKGGSGTTMIAANLAVGLRQVSAGRVLLADCCLQFGDAGVHLNLWSRHTLVDLIDHLDDIDDAMIGSVVQQHTSGTHVLLAPNTPDAAGDIGGGQIGRLIDALLDRYEYVVADTWSFLDDVTATLVGKADETLVVTTPEVPSLKNVKRFLEFIQREGLTRGKITLVINRFPSVDGIALDDVKQHLRYPISANIPSEGRLVTHSVNRGIPIVLSHPESWIGQSLLKLAAHVAGEQVATLTLAPSRSRSKGLAALIERRGLFGFARRET, encoded by the coding sequence GTGGCAAACAACGTCCGCATCAATGTCATTGTCGTCACCGTTCCAGAGCGACTGGATCAGGAATGGATCGGTCGTCTGGCTGCCGAACCGCAGATCGCGCGCGTTGATCGGGTTGCGGCGACGACCGCCGGGTTCGAGTTGATCCGGCAAACGCGCCCCGATCTGGTCATTGTCGATCGTGATCTCGATCAGGCGGAACAGTTGGTGCGCCATGTGTTCACCACCCTGCCCACGACGATCTGTATCGCGGTGGTTGCGCGTGTCGATACGGCAACACTGCGGCGGCTCGTGGCGGTTGGTGCGCGGGATGTGCTGGGGCGCCCGTTGCAGTATGCGGAACTCATTCAGAGTATCCGCGCATTGCTCGAAACCGAAGCCGACCGCCGCACGCGCGTACTGGCGACGCTCGACAGCAATCGTCCGCAGGTGCGCGGAAAACTGGTGGTGGTTATTTCACCCAAGGGCGGTTCTGGCACGACGATGATTGCCGCCAACCTGGCGGTCGGATTACGCCAGGTGAGCGCCGGTCGGGTGTTGCTCGCCGATTGCTGCCTTCAGTTTGGCGATGCTGGCGTTCATTTGAACCTCTGGTCGCGGCATACGCTGGTCGATCTGATCGATCATCTCGACGACATCGATGACGCAATGATCGGTTCGGTCGTCCAGCAACATACGTCCGGTACGCATGTATTGCTGGCGCCCAATACGCCTGACGCGGCTGGCGATATCGGCGGCGGGCAGATCGGTCGCCTGATCGATGCGTTGCTCGATCGCTACGAGTACGTGGTTGCCGATACATGGTCATTCCTCGACGACGTGACCGCGACGCTGGTCGGCAAGGCAGACGAAACGCTGGTGGTGACGACGCCGGAAGTGCCATCGCTCAAGAATGTCAAGCGGTTCCTGGAGTTCATCCAGCGCGAGGGTCTGACGCGCGGCAAGATAACGCTGGTGATCAATCGCTTCCCCAGCGTCGACGGCATCGCACTCGACGATGTCAAACAGCATCTCCGCTATCCCATCAGCGCCAATATCCCCAGCGAAGGGCGCCTGGTGACGCATAGTGTCAACCGGGGCATTCCGATCGTTCTGTCGCACCCGGAGAGTTGGATCGGGCAAAGCCTGCTGAAACTCGCGGCGCACGTCGCCGGCGAGCAGGTTGCCACGCTGACGCTTGCGCCGTCCCGGTCGCGCTCGAAAGGGTTGGCGGCGCTGATCGAACGCCGTGGTTTGTTTGGTTTTGCGCGACGTGAAACATAG
- the cpaB gene encoding Flp pilus assembly protein CpaB has product MTRRSGWILLTLGVLLAIGAGALVYVVLQQQSVAAAEQARREVLAQQAPQVPTIKLPVAARSLTPGNAIGPDDILLKDFPVDLVPVNALTETTQIESRVLARAVGQGDPFQRSMFVGERGESVSQEIPPGYVLFAFPIVDLLGQSNLIEDGDRIDLYLTLNTPLDASAAPAPDQATAPTTALTLQNVQVLKVLRQAPREGETKTPATALLCAMRPEDAIILKHIKDTGGTIDFALRSPLDTEPFTTEPLNLPELIQRYMR; this is encoded by the coding sequence GTGACACGCCGCAGTGGTTGGATATTGCTCACCCTGGGAGTGCTGCTTGCAATCGGGGCCGGAGCGCTGGTCTACGTTGTTCTGCAGCAGCAATCGGTTGCAGCCGCAGAACAGGCGCGGCGCGAGGTGCTGGCGCAGCAGGCGCCGCAGGTCCCGACGATCAAACTGCCGGTGGCGGCCCGCTCGCTTACTCCTGGCAATGCCATCGGACCCGACGACATCCTTCTGAAGGATTTTCCCGTCGATCTCGTCCCGGTCAATGCGCTGACCGAAACAACTCAGATCGAGAGTCGCGTTCTGGCGCGTGCGGTTGGTCAGGGGGACCCATTTCAGCGGAGCATGTTCGTCGGTGAGCGCGGCGAGTCGGTCAGTCAGGAGATTCCTCCTGGCTATGTGCTCTTTGCGTTTCCCATCGTTGATCTGCTCGGTCAGAGCAACCTGATCGAGGATGGTGATCGCATCGACCTGTACCTGACGTTGAACACGCCGCTCGATGCGTCGGCTGCGCCCGCGCCCGATCAGGCGACAGCGCCGACGACCGCTCTCACCCTGCAGAATGTGCAGGTGCTCAAAGTGCTGCGCCAGGCGCCGCGCGAGGGTGAGACCAAAACGCCAGCTACCGCTCTCCTCTGCGCAATGCGCCCTGAAGACGCGATCATCCTGAAACATATCAAGGACACCGGCGGCACGATCGATTTTGCGCTGCGCTCGCCGCTGGATACAGAGCCGTTTACCACCGAACCGCTCAATCTGCCGGAGTTGATCCAGCGCTATATGCGGTAA
- a CDS encoding response regulator, whose amino-acid sequence MDEQPTILVIDDDPAMQTVLEIALREAGYRVEVASDGQEGVAKLVSLRPNLVICDIMMPQMDGVEAFQRMKDQLQEDGIPIFIITALNRKPWFADLEAEGAVIIQKPFDIEQVLGLIQTMLN is encoded by the coding sequence ATGGATGAACAGCCCACCATTCTGGTTATTGACGATGATCCGGCGATGCAAACCGTACTGGAGATTGCGTTGCGTGAGGCAGGGTATCGTGTCGAAGTCGCCAGCGATGGTCAGGAGGGGGTCGCAAAACTTGTGTCCCTGCGCCCGAACCTGGTAATCTGTGACATTATGATGCCGCAGATGGATGGCGTCGAAGCCTTCCAGCGCATGAAGGATCAACTCCAGGAGGATGGCATCCCGATTTTTATTATAACCGCCCTGAATCGGAAACCCTGGTTTGCCGACCTCGAAGCCGAAGGCGCCGTCATCATTCAGAAGCCGTTCGATATCGAGCAGGTGCTGGGCCTGATCCAGACGATGCTGAATTGA
- a CDS encoding sensor histidine kinase codes for MIVSICDDTPETIACQGVLDAINAQIAVLDRHGVIVAANRAWLRSVAAKSDDHLFRIGTNYRDAWNDDRSIFARVAREAPEGIAAVLRGECACFTYEYRRETDDGERWFRLEATALKQGGAVLTNTDITAHQVQALLTRLREQNQRLQSRMRRRQRLTRAPRQSLRLLIEQTTRLARANAELQQFTSVVSHELREPLRMVTGFLDLLQRRYGDQLDEHAREYVSFAYDGAARMQSLIEKLLAYARLDQHRPDIRPVDCNDVLARAIGMLQIAIDEHQAEITFDPLPTVAGDDVELGLVFRNLLSNAIKFHGDERPRIHIGAQRQKNEWLFTVRDHGIGIAAEDTRRIFDMFVRTHSRSRFPGNGIGLAICRKVITRHGGRIWVERPADGGSLFCFTLPALS; via the coding sequence ATGATTGTTTCGATATGCGACGATACGCCTGAAACCATTGCCTGCCAGGGCGTCCTCGATGCAATCAATGCCCAGATTGCAGTGCTTGACCGGCATGGGGTCATCGTCGCGGCGAACCGGGCATGGTTGCGTTCGGTTGCGGCGAAGAGCGATGATCACCTGTTCCGGATTGGCACGAACTACCGCGACGCCTGGAACGACGACCGGAGCATCTTTGCCAGGGTAGCGCGGGAAGCGCCGGAGGGCATCGCGGCGGTGCTGCGCGGCGAGTGCGCCTGTTTCACGTACGAATACCGCCGCGAGACGGACGATGGCGAACGCTGGTTTCGCCTGGAAGCGACAGCGCTGAAACAGGGCGGGGCGGTGTTGACCAACACCGACATTACTGCGCACCAGGTTCAAGCTCTACTGACCCGCTTGCGCGAACAGAACCAGCGTCTTCAGAGTCGGATGCGGCGGCGGCAGCGGCTCACCCGCGCTCCGCGGCAATCGCTGCGGCTGCTCATCGAACAGACAACACGCCTGGCGCGCGCCAATGCCGAATTGCAGCAATTTACCTCGGTTGTCTCGCACGAACTGCGCGAACCGTTGCGCATGGTCACCGGTTTTCTGGATCTGCTCCAGCGCCGGTATGGTGATCAACTCGATGAACACGCTCGTGAGTATGTTTCTTTCGCATATGACGGCGCCGCGCGGATGCAATCGCTCATCGAAAAACTGCTGGCATATGCCCGTCTCGATCAGCATCGTCCGGATATACGCCCCGTCGATTGCAACGATGTGCTGGCGCGCGCCATCGGCATGTTGCAGATTGCTATCGATGAACATCAGGCGGAGATCACCTTCGATCCGCTGCCGACGGTGGCAGGCGATGATGTCGAACTCGGACTGGTCTTCCGCAACCTGCTCAGCAATGCCATCAAGTTCCACGGCGACGAGCGACCGCGCATCCATATCGGGGCGCAACGCCAGAAGAATGAGTGGCTCTTCACCGTGCGCGATCACGGGATCGGCATTGCTGCGGAAGATACCAGACGCATCTTTGATATGTTCGTTCGCACCCATAGCCGCAGCCGGTTTCCCGGCAACGGCATCGGGCTGGCGATCTGCCGCAAGGTGATCACCCGCCATGGGGGGCGGATCTGGGTCGAACGTCCGGCGGATGGCGGGTCGCTGTTCTGCTTTACGTTGCCGGCGCTGTCGTAG
- a CDS encoding response regulator — MRTGTDTPLEVLLVEDNPGDARLAAEAFASARIGTFTLTRAERLTEALELLQQRSFDAIVLDLSLPDSSGLDTLQRVLHHAPDIPVVVLTMLSDELLGVQAVNAGAQDYLQKDGCVHESLARSVRYAVERQRLLRELQHARQQEQLARNAHEIAAVEQLSHDTRTSVTAQLYSALPLRDAQPDLFSELVAQYGHILDQRLEQRAYKIETNTSDTLREIANQLGFLRAGPRDVVDVHTHAIRQRVRGASVMRMQAYVEEGRLLVLELMGYLVSYYRAYALGGIH, encoded by the coding sequence ATGCGCACAGGAACCGATACACCGCTAGAAGTCCTGCTGGTCGAGGACAACCCCGGCGACGCGCGACTGGCTGCCGAGGCGTTCGCTTCGGCGCGGATCGGCACGTTCACGCTCACCCGTGCCGAACGGTTGACAGAAGCGCTCGAACTCTTGCAGCAACGCTCGTTCGACGCAATCGTGCTCGATCTTTCGTTGCCAGACAGCAGCGGGCTGGATACCCTACAGCGCGTCCTGCACCACGCCCCTGATATACCGGTCGTCGTGTTGACCATGCTGAGCGACGAATTGCTGGGGGTTCAGGCGGTGAATGCTGGCGCGCAGGACTACCTGCAGAAGGATGGGTGCGTGCATGAATCACTGGCGCGCTCGGTGCGCTACGCTGTCGAGCGTCAGCGCTTGCTGCGCGAACTCCAGCACGCCCGTCAGCAAGAACAACTGGCGCGCAACGCGCATGAGATTGCCGCCGTCGAACAACTGTCGCACGATACGCGCACCTCGGTGACGGCGCAACTGTACAGCGCGCTGCCACTGCGCGACGCGCAACCGGATCTGTTCTCAGAATTGGTGGCGCAGTACGGGCACATCCTTGATCAGCGCCTGGAACAGCGCGCCTACAAAATCGAGACGAACACATCCGATACCCTGCGCGAGATTGCGAATCAACTCGGCTTTCTTCGCGCCGGTCCGCGCGATGTGGTTGATGTCCACACGCACGCCATTCGCCAGCGGGTGCGGGGTGCAAGTGTGATGCGCATGCAGGCGTATGTCGAGGAGGGACGACTGCTCGTGCTCGAATTGATGGGATACCTGGTATCGTACTATCGCGCCTATGCGCTTGGCGGTATCCATTGA
- the kaiB gene encoding circadian clock protein KaiB, whose translation MTSKFVLKLYVTGQTPRTERAIQNLRRICEQNLGSQYQLFVIDVLEQPHLAEQERILATPTLIKELPPPVRRIIGDLSDTLKVLQGLDLPVHPSSTGGTQE comes from the coding sequence ATGACGAGTAAATTTGTCCTCAAGCTCTACGTCACCGGTCAGACGCCGCGCACCGAGCGGGCGATCCAGAACCTGCGACGAATCTGCGAGCAGAATCTTGGCAGTCAGTATCAGTTGTTCGTGATTGACGTGCTGGAACAACCGCACCTCGCCGAGCAAGAGCGGATCCTGGCGACGCCGACGCTGATCAAGGAACTGCCGCCGCCAGTCCGGCGCATTATTGGTGATCTTTCCGATACGCTCAAAGTGCTGCAAGGTTTGGATCTGCCAGTCCATCCCTCGAGCACAGGAGGAACGCAGGAGTGA
- the kaiC gene encoding circadian clock protein KaiC, with the protein MSLNLRQPAIEKLPTGISGFDLIANGGIPAGRTTLVSGTAGSAKTVFAAQFLAEGIRKYGEHGVFVTFEEPPSDIRRNMESLGWDIATWESEGKWAFVDASPQPGEEMLFAGNYDLGALLARIENAVRRIGARRLSMDSLGAIFTQFADSAVVRRELFRVVSALKRLGVTAIMTGERTQEYGDIARYGVEEFVADNVIILRNVLEDEKRRRTIEILKFRGTSHQKGEFPFTIISGEGMVVIPLSAIELKQRSSDIRVTSGNPELDRMCGGGFFRDSILLVSGATGTGKTLMTTEFMAGGVRRGERCLLFAFEESREQLFRNATGWGIDFEQMERDGLLRVVCEYPETAGLEDHLIAMKKLIQEFRPNRVAVDSLSALERVSTIRGFREFVISLTSFIKHQEIAGLFTATTPSLMGGESVTETHISTLTDSIILLRYVEMFGEMRRGLTVLKMRGSMHDKDIREFTIDNRGMHIGRPFRQVTGILSGNPIHIAPGEIDRMNQLFNDDEPQT; encoded by the coding sequence GTGAGTCTAAATCTGCGCCAACCAGCCATCGAAAAACTGCCAACCGGCATCAGTGGCTTCGACCTGATCGCCAACGGCGGGATTCCCGCCGGTCGAACCACGCTCGTCTCCGGTACCGCTGGCAGTGCCAAAACGGTCTTTGCCGCCCAGTTTCTCGCCGAAGGCATTCGCAAATATGGCGAGCACGGGGTGTTTGTCACCTTCGAAGAACCACCCTCGGATATCCGCCGCAACATGGAATCCCTCGGATGGGATATTGCAACGTGGGAGAGCGAGGGGAAGTGGGCATTTGTGGACGCATCGCCCCAACCCGGCGAGGAAATGCTCTTCGCCGGCAACTATGATCTCGGCGCGCTGCTGGCGCGGATCGAAAATGCGGTTCGTCGCATCGGCGCCAGACGCCTGTCGATGGACTCGCTCGGCGCAATTTTCACGCAATTCGCCGATAGCGCCGTTGTGCGTCGTGAACTGTTCCGCGTCGTCTCGGCGCTGAAGCGCCTGGGGGTCACCGCTATCATGACCGGTGAACGCACTCAGGAGTATGGCGATATTGCGCGCTACGGCGTCGAAGAGTTCGTGGCGGATAATGTCATTATTCTGCGCAACGTGCTGGAGGACGAAAAGCGCCGCCGCACTATCGAGATACTGAAGTTTCGCGGTACGTCGCACCAGAAAGGGGAGTTCCCATTCACAATCATCTCTGGTGAAGGGATGGTGGTGATACCGCTCTCCGCGATCGAACTCAAACAGCGCTCGTCCGATATTCGCGTGACCTCCGGCAACCCCGAACTCGACCGCATGTGCGGTGGAGGTTTCTTCCGTGACTCGATCCTGCTCGTGTCGGGTGCGACGGGCACCGGCAAGACGCTGATGACCACCGAGTTCATGGCAGGCGGGGTCAGGCGGGGTGAGCGCTGCCTGTTGTTTGCGTTCGAGGAGAGTCGCGAGCAGTTGTTCCGCAACGCCACTGGCTGGGGCATCGATTTCGAGCAGATGGAACGGGATGGGTTGCTGCGCGTCGTCTGTGAGTATCCCGAAACTGCCGGGCTTGAGGATCATCTGATCGCAATGAAAAAGTTGATCCAGGAGTTCCGCCCCAATCGCGTGGCGGTCGATAGTCTCTCCGCACTCGAACGCGTCTCGACCATCCGTGGCTTCCGTGAGTTTGTGATCAGTCTCACGTCGTTTATCAAGCATCAGGAAATTGCCGGTCTGTTTACGGCAACCACCCCTAGTTTGATGGGGGGAGAGTCGGTGACGGAGACCCATATCTCAACGTTGACCGACTCGATCATCCTGCTGCGCTATGTCGAGATGTTCGGCGAGATGCGCCGCGGGTTGACGGTGCTGAAGATGCGCGGCTCGATGCACGATAAGGATATTCGCGAGTTTACCATCGATAACCGGGGCATGCACATCGGTCGCCCGTTCCGCCAGGTGACCGGCATTCTGTCTGGCAATCCGATCCATATCGCGCCTGGCGAGATCGACCGGATGAACCAGTTGTTCAATGATGACGAGCCGCAGACGTGA
- a CDS encoding FAD-binding oxidoreductase — protein MNRTDVLTDLRRVVGPRAVIDDAATLLTYEADGCVLDTHPPNVVVLPATTEETAAVVQIANRAGMPIVPRGAGTGLSGGATPIHGGIVISTARMERVLEVDVRNRRARVQPGVINWELSQYLGQYGYAFMPDPSSQKACTIGGNIANNSGGPHCLKYGLTTNHVLALRVVLPDGSVIWTGDGRQDGIGYDLAGVLTGSEGTCGIITEAWVRMTRLPEALRVVLALFPDIPSASQTVSTVIARGFLPAALEMMDHLAIRAVNGMYRLGLPESAGAALLIELDGVNDGLDDLLAEITGICRDLGAMEVRPAKTAAEQAQVWAARKNAFGAMGRLAPTYYLVDTVVPRTRLPATLARVGEVSRDYRLPIANVFHAGDGNLHPLILFDRRDKGQLERALLAATDILRESINQGGVISGEHGIGVEKRDYMDLLFTTDDLAAMAGLKRSFDPREIFNPGKIFPKGVGCGELAALRRRGLPAAELIGADTGSVSSGTWL, from the coding sequence ATGAATCGCACCGATGTGTTGACCGACCTGCGACGTGTCGTTGGACCGCGCGCCGTCATCGATGACGCTGCCACGCTGCTGACCTATGAGGCGGATGGGTGTGTACTGGATACGCATCCGCCCAACGTTGTCGTGCTGCCGGCAACAACCGAGGAAACTGCGGCAGTCGTGCAGATCGCCAACCGCGCCGGGATGCCGATCGTACCGCGCGGTGCAGGCACCGGTCTGTCTGGCGGCGCGACGCCGATCCACGGCGGGATTGTGATCTCGACGGCGCGGATGGAACGGGTGCTGGAAGTGGATGTGCGCAATCGACGGGCACGGGTGCAACCGGGGGTGATCAACTGGGAACTGTCGCAGTACCTGGGACAGTACGGGTATGCGTTCATGCCCGACCCATCCTCCCAGAAGGCGTGCACCATCGGCGGCAACATTGCCAACAATAGTGGCGGACCACACTGCCTCAAGTATGGACTGACGACCAACCACGTCCTGGCGCTGCGCGTGGTGCTGCCCGATGGCAGTGTGATCTGGACGGGTGACGGGCGGCAGGATGGCATCGGCTATGACCTGGCAGGTGTGTTGACCGGCAGCGAGGGAACGTGCGGCATCATTACCGAGGCATGGGTGCGAATGACGCGCCTGCCGGAAGCGTTGCGCGTGGTGCTGGCGCTGTTCCCGGACATTCCATCGGCGTCACAGACGGTTTCGACGGTTATTGCGCGCGGGTTTCTGCCAGCTGCGCTGGAAATGATGGATCACCTGGCGATCCGCGCTGTGAACGGCATGTATCGCCTGGGATTGCCTGAGAGCGCCGGAGCGGCGCTGCTGATCGAACTTGACGGCGTCAACGATGGGCTGGACGACCTGCTCGCCGAAATTACCGGCATCTGCCGCGATCTCGGCGCGATGGAGGTGCGTCCGGCGAAAACCGCTGCTGAACAGGCGCAGGTCTGGGCTGCGCGCAAAAATGCATTTGGCGCTATGGGACGCCTGGCACCAACGTACTACCTGGTCGATACGGTTGTGCCGCGCACGCGCCTGCCGGCGACGCTGGCACGCGTCGGTGAGGTGTCGCGCGATTACCGCCTGCCGATTGCGAATGTCTTTCATGCGGGCGATGGCAACCTGCATCCGCTCATTCTGTTCGACCGACGCGACAAGGGGCAACTCGAACGTGCGCTTCTTGCCGCTACCGACATTCTGCGCGAGTCGATCAATCAGGGCGGAGTGATCAGCGGCGAGCACGGGATTGGCGTCGAAAAGCGCGATTACATGGATCTGCTGTTTACCACCGACGATCTGGCAGCGATGGCCGGTCTGAAGCGCAGTTTCGATCCGCGTGAAATCTTCAATCCCGGCAAGATTTTCCCGAAAGGGGTCGGATGCGGCGAACTGGCTGCACTGCGCCGACGTGGCTTGCCAGCCGCTGAACTGATCGGCGCAGACACGGGCAGCGTGTCGTCAGGAACGTGGTTGTGA
- a CDS encoding Uma2 family endonuclease produces MLFIAHERVHLIQPTFLDGAADLVVEIISPESDERDRGEKFIEYEAAGVREYWLIDPLREEAMFYQLTPQGRYRLVVPSPDGVYHSAVIAGLWLRVEWLWQRPPVLRILKELGVL; encoded by the coding sequence ATTCTTTTCATTGCCCACGAACGGGTTCACCTGATCCAACCGACATTCCTCGACGGCGCGGCAGACCTGGTGGTGGAAATTATTTCACCGGAGAGTGATGAACGCGACCGTGGCGAGAAGTTTATCGAATATGAAGCGGCAGGCGTGCGTGAGTACTGGCTCATCGATCCGCTCCGTGAGGAGGCGATGTTTTACCAGTTAACGCCCCAGGGTCGCTATCGCCTGGTCGTTCCATCACCGGATGGCGTGTACCACTCTGCCGTTATCGCCGGGCTATGGTTGCGCGTCGAATGGCTCTGGCAGCGACCGCCGGTGTTGCGTATCCTGAAAGAACTGGGCGTCCTATGA
- a CDS encoding FAD-binding oxidoreductase yields MNLNEALRTALPPDTVQDDAPTLEAFSVQGVRPLCVVTPGNVEELQATLRIAAERRAALAAWGGGTQQLIGAPPTRLDLVVRTTRLNRVLAHTPDDLTISVEAGMTFGALRTYLAQHGQMLALDPPLPDRATIGGLIATATDGPRRLGYGTLRDVLIGIAVVEVGGRLSRGGGMVVKNVSGFDMMKLYLGSFGTLAVIASANFKLLPQPRAAGTILCRFNDPKPAFAALDELDGTQLAPVAAEYLNRSALAAVGQSGVCALALMAEGLPQAVERQMNDMSAIMRRHGAQSVERLHGGEAEALWSAIADLPQTATLAADEAVVKLSVLPTDVASAIAQCEASAARVGSSVAINARALSGVLYARVRSVTAAALTTLTAELPGLQWVATTLPDTPRWGAPPQGLDVMRRIRDEFDPLHLLNPGRFVPGL; encoded by the coding sequence ATGAATCTGAACGAGGCACTCCGCACTGCTCTCCCTCCTGATACAGTCCAGGATGATGCCCCAACGCTGGAAGCATTCAGCGTGCAGGGGGTGCGCCCCCTGTGCGTCGTTACGCCTGGCAACGTCGAGGAACTCCAGGCAACGCTGCGCATCGCCGCAGAGCGCCGCGCAGCGCTGGCGGCGTGGGGCGGCGGAACGCAACAACTGATTGGCGCGCCGCCAACCCGCCTCGACCTGGTGGTGCGCACGACACGGCTTAACCGGGTGCTGGCGCACACTCCCGATGACCTGACGATTTCCGTTGAGGCAGGGATGACGTTTGGCGCACTCCGCACCTATCTGGCGCAGCACGGTCAAATGCTGGCGCTTGACCCGCCGTTGCCGGATCGGGCGACGATTGGCGGGTTGATCGCCACGGCAACCGACGGACCGCGACGGTTGGGGTACGGCACGCTGCGCGATGTGCTGATCGGGATTGCAGTGGTTGAAGTCGGCGGGCGACTCTCACGCGGCGGCGGCATGGTGGTCAAGAACGTCAGCGGCTTCGACATGATGAAACTCTACCTGGGAAGTTTCGGCACGCTGGCGGTCATTGCCAGCGCAAATTTCAAACTGTTGCCGCAACCGCGCGCGGCAGGAACAATCCTGTGCCGATTCAACGACCCCAAACCGGCGTTTGCCGCGCTCGACGAACTCGATGGCACCCAACTGGCGCCAGTCGCTGCTGAATACCTGAACCGCAGTGCGCTCGCTGCCGTGGGACAATCCGGCGTCTGTGCGCTGGCGTTGATGGCGGAAGGCCTGCCGCAGGCGGTTGAACGTCAGATGAACGATATGAGCGCCATCATGCGACGCCACGGCGCGCAATCAGTTGAGCGGCTGCACGGTGGCGAGGCGGAGGCGCTCTGGTCAGCCATTGCCGACCTGCCGCAGACTGCAACACTCGCCGCAGATGAAGCTGTAGTGAAACTGTCGGTATTGCCGACCGATGTGGCATCCGCCATCGCACAGTGTGAAGCGTCCGCCGCCCGTGTCGGCTCATCGGTCGCCATCAATGCGCGGGCGCTCAGTGGTGTGCTGTACGCCAGAGTACGATCGGTCACCGCTGCTGCACTCACAACCCTGACAGCCGAACTGCCGGGTCTTCAGTGGGTGGCGACGACGCTGCCCGATACGCCGCGCTGGGGGGCGCCGCCGCAGGGTCTCGATGTAATGCGGCGCATCCGCGACGAATTCGATCCGCTCCACCTATTGAATCCCGGACGATTTGTGCCAGGACTGTGA
- a CDS encoding diacylglycerol/polyprenol kinase family protein produces the protein MTASEWTGLGISYAYAIGLLLTGEALHRFAGLPADLTRKIIHIGAGMWVFGILTLFDRWEIGIIPFATFIFVNFILYRYRIVRAMDREDSSPGTIYFALAITTIYALLWRPQGPVDRGVAATAGVMAMTWGDALAALVGQRIGRHRYTIGQSSRTLEGSAVMFAVSAIAMLLTVLFLPGSALAPFAPTVAPARAVLAALLGAIVATVVEAVSPHGTDNLSVPVAAAAVAFLAGI, from the coding sequence ATGACAGCGAGTGAATGGACCGGACTGGGCATTTCGTATGCTTACGCTATCGGATTGCTGCTGACCGGCGAGGCATTGCATCGTTTTGCCGGCTTGCCCGCCGACCTGACGCGCAAGATTATCCACATCGGCGCAGGGATGTGGGTCTTCGGTATTCTGACGCTCTTTGATCGTTGGGAAATCGGGATTATTCCCTTTGCGACCTTCATCTTCGTCAACTTCATCCTCTACCGGTACCGGATTGTACGCGCAATGGATCGGGAGGACAGTTCGCCCGGCACGATCTACTTTGCCCTTGCGATCACCACGATCTATGCGTTGTTGTGGCGACCGCAGGGTCCGGTTGATCGCGGAGTGGCAGCGACGGCTGGTGTGATGGCAATGACGTGGGGTGACGCGCTGGCAGCGCTTGTGGGTCAGCGCATCGGTCGGCACAGGTACACTATCGGTCAGAGTAGCCGGACGCTGGAAGGGTCTGCGGTTATGTTTGCGGTCAGCGCGATAGCGATGCTGCTCACGGTGCTGTTTCTTCCAGGCTCAGCGCTGGCGCCATTTGCCCCGACCGTCGCGCCAGCGCGCGCCGTTCTGGCTGCTCTGCTCGGCGCTATCGTCGCTACCGTGGTCGAGGCGGTATCGCCGCATGGAACCGACAATCTGAGCGTTCCTGTCGCCGCGGCAGCCGTTGCGTTTCTGGCGGGAATCTGA